The Sphaeramia orbicularis chromosome 18, fSphaOr1.1, whole genome shotgun sequence genome contains a region encoding:
- the gal3st4 gene encoding galactose-3-O-sulfotransferase 4 isoform X2, with amino-acid sequence MLFRRRARMLRWLVCGRLGPVWMWKALLLFVAIAFAGQLLGVIFNKSVQPSTRSIFSSPDAQGPSLGSCQPHTHIMFLKTHKTASSTVLNMLYRFGEERDLHFALPLGYQLGYPLPFNAHRVKGYRGPRVVEFHLMGNHMRFNKPEVEKVMPADTFYFSIIRDPVALAESSFAYYKEVAPAFRKAKGLGDFADDPRKYYDPRLRNNHYARNLLWFDFGMDHNANYSVALVQHGEAMVRQAFKLILVSEYFDQSMILLRHALCWPLDAVVSFSLNARQQKTSSMGGMSVSWVGKAAAAAAAGVGVRSARLQAKMLPNLSLTEEQREKLREWNALDWSLYKAFNKTFWEEIARFGHARMEQEVGLLRMRRDELARVCLRDGGKPVEAHRIRDKAIRPFQSGLVKILGYELQPGLDNATRTACLRMIRPEIQYKDLLDAKQFPRAPPLQALPAHQAQGMLMIAGGSLVRPDSSRTGERPVVPEVGGRTAEEGDRDWNRNILKRNNQTLIQEEKERLR; translated from the exons ATGCTTTTCAGACGGAGAGCCAG AATGTTGCGATGGCTGGTGTGTGGGCGGTTGGGTCCAGTTTGGATGTGGAAAGCACTGCTGCTCTTTGTGGCCATTGCTTTTGCTGGACAGCTGCTGGGAGTCATCTTCAACAAGag TGTCCAGCCTTCCACTCGGTCCATTTTCTCCTCCCCTGATGCCCAAGGGCCCTCGCTGGGCTCATGCCAGCCCCACACCCACATCATGTTCTTAAAGACCCACAAGACCGCCAGCAGCACCGTGCTCAACATGCTGTATCGCTTCGGAGAAGAGCGTGATCTCCACTTCGCTCTTCCGCTGGGCTACCAGTTGGGCTACCCCCTGCCTTTCAACGCCCACAGGGTCAAAGGTTACAGAGGTCCGAGGGTCGTGGAGTTCCACTTAATGGGCAACCACATGAGATTTAATAAACCTGAG GTGGAAAAGGTCATGCCTGCAGACACCTTCTACTTTTCCATCATCAGGGACCCGGTCGCTCTAGCAGAGTCCTCCTTTGCTTACTATAAAGAAGTAGCACCTGCCTTTCGAAAAGCAAAAGGCTTGGGTGATTTTGCAGATGACCCCAGGAAATACTACGACCCTCGTCTGCGGAACAATCACTATGCCCGTAACCTGCTGTGGTTCGATTTTGGGATGGACCACAATGCTAACTACTCTGTGGCACTAGTGCAGCACGGGGAGGCCATGGTCCGTCAAGCCTTCAAGCTGATCCTAGTGTCCGAATACTTTGACCAGTCAATGATCCTGTTGCGGCATGCCCTTTGCTGGCCACTGGATGCAGTCGTCTCTTTCAGCCTCAACGCGAGGCAGCAGAAGACGAGCAGCATGGGGGGCATGAGTGTGAGCTGGGTGGGAAAAGCAGCTGCGGCGGCGGCGGCTGGCGTTGGCGTCAGAAGTGCACGTTTACAGGCAAAGATGCTGCCCAATCTGTCCTTAACTGAGGAACAGCGGGAGAAGCTGCGAGAGTGGAACGCCTTAGATTGGTCTTTATACAAAGCCTTCAACAAGACTTTCTGGGAGGAAATTGCTAGGTTCGGTCACGCCCGGATGGAGCAGGAAGTTGGTCTTCTCAGGATGCGCCGTGACGAACTGGCCCGGGTTTGTCTGAGGGACGGTGGGAAGCCTGTGGAAGCCCACCGCATTCGGGATAAAGCCATCCGGCCATTCCAGAGCGGATTAGTGAAGATTCTTGGGTACGAACTTCAACCGGGACTGGACAATGCCACCAGGACAGCCTGTTTAAGAATGATAAGGCCTGAGATTCAGTACAAAGATCTACTGGATGCCAAACAGTTCCCTAGGGCTCCACCACTCCAAGCTCTGCCAGCACATCAAGCCCAGGGGATGCTGATGATAGCTGGAGGCTCTTTAGTAAGACCAGACTCATCAAGGACAGGTGAGAGGCCAGTTGTCCCAGAGGTAGGGGGGAGGACAGCTGAGGAGGGGGACAGAGATTGgaatagaaacattttaaaacggAACAACCAGACTTTgatacaagaagaaaaagaaaggttGAGATAG
- the gal3st4 gene encoding galactose-3-O-sulfotransferase 4 isoform X1, translated as MLFRRRARMLRWLVCGRLGPVWMWKALLLFVAIAFAGQLLGVIFNKSSVQPSTRSIFSSPDAQGPSLGSCQPHTHIMFLKTHKTASSTVLNMLYRFGEERDLHFALPLGYQLGYPLPFNAHRVKGYRGPRVVEFHLMGNHMRFNKPEVEKVMPADTFYFSIIRDPVALAESSFAYYKEVAPAFRKAKGLGDFADDPRKYYDPRLRNNHYARNLLWFDFGMDHNANYSVALVQHGEAMVRQAFKLILVSEYFDQSMILLRHALCWPLDAVVSFSLNARQQKTSSMGGMSVSWVGKAAAAAAAGVGVRSARLQAKMLPNLSLTEEQREKLREWNALDWSLYKAFNKTFWEEIARFGHARMEQEVGLLRMRRDELARVCLRDGGKPVEAHRIRDKAIRPFQSGLVKILGYELQPGLDNATRTACLRMIRPEIQYKDLLDAKQFPRAPPLQALPAHQAQGMLMIAGGSLVRPDSSRTGERPVVPEVGGRTAEEGDRDWNRNILKRNNQTLIQEEKERLR; from the exons ATGCTTTTCAGACGGAGAGCCAG AATGTTGCGATGGCTGGTGTGTGGGCGGTTGGGTCCAGTTTGGATGTGGAAAGCACTGCTGCTCTTTGTGGCCATTGCTTTTGCTGGACAGCTGCTGGGAGTCATCTTCAACAAGag CAGTGTCCAGCCTTCCACTCGGTCCATTTTCTCCTCCCCTGATGCCCAAGGGCCCTCGCTGGGCTCATGCCAGCCCCACACCCACATCATGTTCTTAAAGACCCACAAGACCGCCAGCAGCACCGTGCTCAACATGCTGTATCGCTTCGGAGAAGAGCGTGATCTCCACTTCGCTCTTCCGCTGGGCTACCAGTTGGGCTACCCCCTGCCTTTCAACGCCCACAGGGTCAAAGGTTACAGAGGTCCGAGGGTCGTGGAGTTCCACTTAATGGGCAACCACATGAGATTTAATAAACCTGAG GTGGAAAAGGTCATGCCTGCAGACACCTTCTACTTTTCCATCATCAGGGACCCGGTCGCTCTAGCAGAGTCCTCCTTTGCTTACTATAAAGAAGTAGCACCTGCCTTTCGAAAAGCAAAAGGCTTGGGTGATTTTGCAGATGACCCCAGGAAATACTACGACCCTCGTCTGCGGAACAATCACTATGCCCGTAACCTGCTGTGGTTCGATTTTGGGATGGACCACAATGCTAACTACTCTGTGGCACTAGTGCAGCACGGGGAGGCCATGGTCCGTCAAGCCTTCAAGCTGATCCTAGTGTCCGAATACTTTGACCAGTCAATGATCCTGTTGCGGCATGCCCTTTGCTGGCCACTGGATGCAGTCGTCTCTTTCAGCCTCAACGCGAGGCAGCAGAAGACGAGCAGCATGGGGGGCATGAGTGTGAGCTGGGTGGGAAAAGCAGCTGCGGCGGCGGCGGCTGGCGTTGGCGTCAGAAGTGCACGTTTACAGGCAAAGATGCTGCCCAATCTGTCCTTAACTGAGGAACAGCGGGAGAAGCTGCGAGAGTGGAACGCCTTAGATTGGTCTTTATACAAAGCCTTCAACAAGACTTTCTGGGAGGAAATTGCTAGGTTCGGTCACGCCCGGATGGAGCAGGAAGTTGGTCTTCTCAGGATGCGCCGTGACGAACTGGCCCGGGTTTGTCTGAGGGACGGTGGGAAGCCTGTGGAAGCCCACCGCATTCGGGATAAAGCCATCCGGCCATTCCAGAGCGGATTAGTGAAGATTCTTGGGTACGAACTTCAACCGGGACTGGACAATGCCACCAGGACAGCCTGTTTAAGAATGATAAGGCCTGAGATTCAGTACAAAGATCTACTGGATGCCAAACAGTTCCCTAGGGCTCCACCACTCCAAGCTCTGCCAGCACATCAAGCCCAGGGGATGCTGATGATAGCTGGAGGCTCTTTAGTAAGACCAGACTCATCAAGGACAGGTGAGAGGCCAGTTGTCCCAGAGGTAGGGGGGAGGACAGCTGAGGAGGGGGACAGAGATTGgaatagaaacattttaaaacggAACAACCAGACTTTgatacaagaagaaaaagaaaggttGAGATAG
- the gal3st4 gene encoding galactose-3-O-sulfotransferase 4 isoform X3 produces MLRWLVCGRLGPVWMWKALLLFVAIAFAGQLLGVIFNKSSVQPSTRSIFSSPDAQGPSLGSCQPHTHIMFLKTHKTASSTVLNMLYRFGEERDLHFALPLGYQLGYPLPFNAHRVKGYRGPRVVEFHLMGNHMRFNKPEVEKVMPADTFYFSIIRDPVALAESSFAYYKEVAPAFRKAKGLGDFADDPRKYYDPRLRNNHYARNLLWFDFGMDHNANYSVALVQHGEAMVRQAFKLILVSEYFDQSMILLRHALCWPLDAVVSFSLNARQQKTSSMGGMSVSWVGKAAAAAAAGVGVRSARLQAKMLPNLSLTEEQREKLREWNALDWSLYKAFNKTFWEEIARFGHARMEQEVGLLRMRRDELARVCLRDGGKPVEAHRIRDKAIRPFQSGLVKILGYELQPGLDNATRTACLRMIRPEIQYKDLLDAKQFPRAPPLQALPAHQAQGMLMIAGGSLVRPDSSRTGERPVVPEVGGRTAEEGDRDWNRNILKRNNQTLIQEEKERLR; encoded by the exons ATGTTGCGATGGCTGGTGTGTGGGCGGTTGGGTCCAGTTTGGATGTGGAAAGCACTGCTGCTCTTTGTGGCCATTGCTTTTGCTGGACAGCTGCTGGGAGTCATCTTCAACAAGag CAGTGTCCAGCCTTCCACTCGGTCCATTTTCTCCTCCCCTGATGCCCAAGGGCCCTCGCTGGGCTCATGCCAGCCCCACACCCACATCATGTTCTTAAAGACCCACAAGACCGCCAGCAGCACCGTGCTCAACATGCTGTATCGCTTCGGAGAAGAGCGTGATCTCCACTTCGCTCTTCCGCTGGGCTACCAGTTGGGCTACCCCCTGCCTTTCAACGCCCACAGGGTCAAAGGTTACAGAGGTCCGAGGGTCGTGGAGTTCCACTTAATGGGCAACCACATGAGATTTAATAAACCTGAG GTGGAAAAGGTCATGCCTGCAGACACCTTCTACTTTTCCATCATCAGGGACCCGGTCGCTCTAGCAGAGTCCTCCTTTGCTTACTATAAAGAAGTAGCACCTGCCTTTCGAAAAGCAAAAGGCTTGGGTGATTTTGCAGATGACCCCAGGAAATACTACGACCCTCGTCTGCGGAACAATCACTATGCCCGTAACCTGCTGTGGTTCGATTTTGGGATGGACCACAATGCTAACTACTCTGTGGCACTAGTGCAGCACGGGGAGGCCATGGTCCGTCAAGCCTTCAAGCTGATCCTAGTGTCCGAATACTTTGACCAGTCAATGATCCTGTTGCGGCATGCCCTTTGCTGGCCACTGGATGCAGTCGTCTCTTTCAGCCTCAACGCGAGGCAGCAGAAGACGAGCAGCATGGGGGGCATGAGTGTGAGCTGGGTGGGAAAAGCAGCTGCGGCGGCGGCGGCTGGCGTTGGCGTCAGAAGTGCACGTTTACAGGCAAAGATGCTGCCCAATCTGTCCTTAACTGAGGAACAGCGGGAGAAGCTGCGAGAGTGGAACGCCTTAGATTGGTCTTTATACAAAGCCTTCAACAAGACTTTCTGGGAGGAAATTGCTAGGTTCGGTCACGCCCGGATGGAGCAGGAAGTTGGTCTTCTCAGGATGCGCCGTGACGAACTGGCCCGGGTTTGTCTGAGGGACGGTGGGAAGCCTGTGGAAGCCCACCGCATTCGGGATAAAGCCATCCGGCCATTCCAGAGCGGATTAGTGAAGATTCTTGGGTACGAACTTCAACCGGGACTGGACAATGCCACCAGGACAGCCTGTTTAAGAATGATAAGGCCTGAGATTCAGTACAAAGATCTACTGGATGCCAAACAGTTCCCTAGGGCTCCACCACTCCAAGCTCTGCCAGCACATCAAGCCCAGGGGATGCTGATGATAGCTGGAGGCTCTTTAGTAAGACCAGACTCATCAAGGACAGGTGAGAGGCCAGTTGTCCCAGAGGTAGGGGGGAGGACAGCTGAGGAGGGGGACAGAGATTGgaatagaaacattttaaaacggAACAACCAGACTTTgatacaagaagaaaaagaaaggttGAGATAG